In Amaranthus tricolor cultivar Red isolate AtriRed21 chromosome 3, ASM2621246v1, whole genome shotgun sequence, a single window of DNA contains:
- the LOC130808252 gene encoding uncharacterized protein LOC130808252, with product MTISVAERRFYIHRYKTRVLGTTKLALRVAPDIFYMEKSATNNSGGENLKRQYENKHTDEVVLLKEEIARQRVENQNLKNLVNQLANTCETSERAEINRFQLDQNKSEKVNEEEGFKDVSDDSANEERLNQQKRPLLAPRQGTLNCILVNIISGI from the exons ATGACGATAAGCGTGGCGGAACGCCGTTTTTACATACACCGTTACAAAACGCGAGTTCTCGGAACG ACTAAATTAGCGCTTCGAGTTGCTCCAGATATTTTTTATATGGAGAAATCTGCTACTAATAATAGTGGAGGAGAAAATTTGAAGAGACAATATGAGAATAAGCATACTGATGAG GTTGTACTTCTGAAAGAGGAGATAGCACGACAAAGAGTCGAGAATCAAAATTTGAAGAATTTAGTTAATCAGTTAGCCAACACATGCGAAACCTCTGAAAGGGCGGAAATTAATAGATTTCAACTCGATCAAAATAAATCCGAAAAAGTCAACGAGGAAGAg GGATTTAAAGACGTTTCAGACGACTCTGCTAATGAAGAAAGACTAAATCAGCAAAAGAGACCATTATTGGCTCCAAGGCAAGGAACTCTTAACTGTATTTTGGTTAATATAATTAGtggtatttaa
- the LOC130808253 gene encoding uncharacterized protein LOC130808253 produces MAETNPNQIITMEQMEHMFRLFQQMQKPNTTLETISPDLKLAEKLNYQNYTTWCKMMQIALESRGRLSHIIDDPPNTSDPNYTNWKQKDSLVLSWIISNIDTELINQFLDYTIAKDLWKGIEVLLCSGRDELQIFDLSSQANNIKQNQDPLEIYYGKLTKIWKEIDRRQPNPMIHAEDITIFNTFIQKQWLFQFLAGINETFDKEKRDLLNLDLLPTVDMAYATIRREISRRGIMIHASSSGKNPSEIGSGLAVKHHRSNVSFRRDMEDKAYLKCSYCGGSRHTKEGCFKLIGYPEWWEEHRQQKTATKAQSKQTGGKANMVTGALHITDMVTKEPTHNKEVTHGNTGEQKKGKREDGPEEREREKDLEINRHTKLPPSHSFIPNTTNPKPRNHPRPNLKPISQIPKNILNPQKHGLLCKPYYSSKWIFDCGATDTMTFDPNDLLSTNKKTRTYIQTANGECVSVDQSGPVTISPSLKI; encoded by the coding sequence ATGGCGGAAACAAACCCAAACCAAATCATAACAATGGAACAGATGGAACACATGTTCAGACTGTTTCAACAGATGCAAAAACCAAATACAACCCTTGAAACTATTTCTCCAGATTTGAAATTAGCCGAAAAATTaaactaccaaaattacacaacATGGTGTAAAATGATGCAGATAGCATTAGAAAGCAGGGGTCGTCTTAGCCACATCATTGACGACCCTCCCAACACTTCAGATCCTAATTACACAAACTGGAAGCAAAAGGACTCATTAGTCCTATCATGGATAATCTCAAACATAGACACTGAACTAATAAATCAATTCCTAGATTATACGATTGCAAAAGACCTATGGAAGGGGATCGAGGTCTTACTGTGCAGTGGAAGGGATGAACTTCAGATATTTGATCTGAGTTCACAAGCAAATAATATCAAACAAAACCAAGATCCATTAGAGATTTATTATGGGAAGCTGACCAAAATATGGAAGGAGATAGATCGAAGACAACCAAATCCGATGATACACGCTGAAGACATTACCATTTTTAACACATTCATCCAGAAACAATGGCTCTTCCAATTCTTGGCCGGAATTAATGAAacttttgacaaagaaaaaagggACTTACTGAATCTTGACCTACTCCCAACAGTAGACATGGCTTATGCTACAATCAGGCGCGAAATTTCACGGCGTGGTATTATGATTCACGCTTCATCATCGGGAAAAAATCCCTCAGAAATTGGGAGTGGGTTGGCCGTCAAACATCACCGGTCAAACGTTTCATTCCGGCGTGACATGGAGGACAAGGCTTACCTGAAGTGTAGTTACTGTGGAGGAAGTAGACATACAAAGGAAGGGTGTTTTAAGTTAATCGGCTACCCGGAGTGGTGGGAGGAGCACCGGCAACAGAAAACCGCCACCAAGGCTCAGTCAAAACAaaccggcggcaaggctaacATGGTTACTGGTGCCCTCCACATCACAGACATGGTCACTAAGGAACCAACCCACAACAAAGAAGTCACCCATGGCAACACAGGTGAACAGAAAAAGGGAAAGAGAGAAGACGGACCAgaggaaagagaaagagagaaagatCTGGAAATAAACCGGCACACAAAACTACCCCCCTCTCACTCTTTTATACCAAACACAACAAACCCTAAGCCCAGAAACCACCCCCGGCCCAATTTAAAACCTATTTCCCAAATACCCAAAAACATTCTCAACCCTCAAAAACATGGTCTCCTTTGTAAACCTTATTATTCTTCCAAATGGATATTTGATTGCGGGGCTACCGACACTATGACTTTTGATCCTAATGACCTCTTATCCACAAATAAAAAAACCCGCACCTATATTCAGACCGCTAATGGGGAGTGTGTGAGTGTAGATCAATCTGGACCCGTTACAATTTCTCCCTCTCTCAAAatctga